In one Vicia villosa cultivar HV-30 ecotype Madison, WI unplaced genomic scaffold, Vvil1.0 ctg.000589F_1_1, whole genome shotgun sequence genomic region, the following are encoded:
- the LOC131629667 gene encoding uncharacterized protein LOC131629667, whose product MRRKLEAGVLRFLQSVEQASGMVETPSGSMQITIGKYHTLAISNSSVYSCGSSLCGALGQGSETTQLPALARISFPPLAHVKHVSASYNHAAFVMQSGEVYTCGDNSYFCCGHRDTNRAIFRPRLVESLKGIPCKQVKCRSYFHHHFC is encoded by the exons ATGCGGCGGAAATTGGAAGCGGGGGTTTTGAGGTTCTTGCAGTCTGTGGAACAAGCCTCTGGCATGGTTGAGACACCATCAGGAAGT ATGCAAATAACAATAGGAAAGTATCACACCTTAGCGATCAGCAACTCCTCGGTCTATTCATGTGGTTCTAGCTTGTGTGGTGCACTTGGTCAAGGGTCTGAAACAACACAGCTTCCAGCATTGGCCCGAATCAGTTTCCCACCTTTGGCGCATGTCAAGCATGTTTCAGCCTCCTATAACCATGCAGCTTTTGTTATGCAATCTGGAGAG GTATACACTTGTGGAGATAATTCGTATTTCTGCTGTGGTCATAGAGATACAAATCGAGCAATTTTCAGGCCACGTCTTGTTGAATCCTTAAAGGGGATTCCTTGCAAGCAGGTAAAATGCAGatcatactttcatcatcacttTTGTTGA